One window of Burkholderia cepacia GG4 genomic DNA carries:
- a CDS encoding arylamine N-acetyltransferase family protein, which translates to MTDSFDLSRYFARIGYDGPAEPTLDVLRRLHLLHPQAIPFENLNPLTGARVALDLPEIVDKVIGRRRGGYCFELNKLFYTALTTIGFRVTPLIARVRWMRPPEIVTAQTHMLLRIDLDGAAWLADIGFGSATLTAPLRFVPGERQLTPHGAFRVVDAPVDGEFDMQFEIPDGWQTTYRFSLKPAEWIDYDAANWFTSTYPESIFVNDLIACRVLPDGRAALFNTALTLRDAAGAGRTVTFDDAAAWGACLRDTIGIDTAGFDLDALFARVAARANSM; encoded by the coding sequence ATGACTGACTCGTTCGACCTCTCGCGCTACTTCGCCCGCATCGGCTACGACGGCCCGGCCGAGCCGACGCTCGACGTGTTGCGCCGGCTGCATCTGCTGCATCCGCAGGCGATCCCGTTCGAAAACCTCAATCCGCTGACCGGCGCGCGTGTCGCGCTCGACCTGCCCGAGATCGTCGACAAGGTGATCGGGCGTCGTCGCGGCGGCTACTGCTTCGAACTCAACAAGCTGTTCTACACCGCGCTCACGACGATCGGCTTTCGCGTGACGCCGCTGATCGCGCGCGTGCGCTGGATGCGGCCGCCCGAGATCGTCACCGCGCAGACGCACATGCTGCTGCGCATCGACCTCGACGGCGCGGCCTGGCTCGCGGACATCGGCTTCGGCAGCGCGACGCTGACCGCGCCGCTGCGCTTCGTGCCGGGCGAGCGGCAACTGACACCGCATGGCGCGTTTCGCGTCGTCGACGCGCCGGTCGACGGCGAATTCGACATGCAGTTCGAGATCCCCGACGGCTGGCAGACGACCTACCGTTTTTCGCTGAAACCGGCCGAGTGGATCGATTACGACGCGGCGAACTGGTTCACGTCGACGTATCCCGAATCGATCTTCGTGAACGACCTGATCGCATGCCGCGTGCTGCCGGACGGCCGCGCGGCGCTGTTCAACACCGCGCTGACGCTGCGCGACGCGGCGGGCGCGGGGCGCACCGTCACGTTCGACGACGCCGCGGCGTGGGGCGCGTGCCTGCGCGACACGATCGGTATCGATACGGCCGGCTTCGATCTCGACGCGCTGTTCGCGCGGGTGGCGGCGCGGGCGAACAGCATGTGA